One part of the Bicyclus anynana chromosome 8, ilBicAnyn1.1, whole genome shotgun sequence genome encodes these proteins:
- the LOC112056025 gene encoding potassium channel subfamily K member 15-like, which yields MPRRKRRLASRIRNYVRSLLAFLFSNVGVVVLVVAYTIAGAFMFQAIEGASEIERVNNMARERDSTAQYLWQNVTLTFNLFNETALKESINIELKSYQGKIVKAVRRGWDGGRSSRQWSFSSAFLYSLTVITTIGYGHLSPRTSWGKIMTVFYALLGMPLFLLYLSNVGELLASWFKCIYALVCLCRGCPGFSRRRVVHIRTIQYETSEAESIERPREWRECIDSDVTPDYRIPPYAPDPRRAYLRSVSMPQPYSPRCRPEVRGWSEPVHHDSPALSDFSYVTFDAQSITVPISVCVAFMVGYIMFGSMIFGLWEKWDQLDGAYFCFISLSSIGFGDFVPGERVYTPRIETSFIVCSLYLMLGMALVAMCFNLMQEQVIHYYAGLKRALRRICRCKR from the exons gcgCTTTCATGTTCCAAGCGATAGAAGGAGCGAGCGAGATTGAGAGAGTAAACAACATGGCGCGGGAAAGGGATAGCACAGCCCAATATTTGTGGCAAAATGTTACGCTTACCTTCAATTTGTTCAACGAGACTGCTCTGAAAGAAAG TATAAACATCGAGCTGAAAAGTTACCAAGGGAAAATAGTAAAGGCAGTGCGTCGAGGCTGGGATGGTGGAAGATCGTCGAGACAGTGGAGTTTCTCTTCAGCTTTCTTGTACTCTCTTACTGTGATCACTACTATAG GCTACGGTCACCTGAGTCCTCGAACTAGTTGGGGAAAGATCATGACCGTCTTCTACGCTCTTCTGGGAATGCCTCTCTTTTTGCTGTACCTCAGTAACGTTG GTGAACTATTGGCCAGTTGGTTTAAATGCATATATGCGTTGGTGTGCCTGTGCCGGGGATGCCCTGGCTTTTCGAGGAGACGCGTGGTCCATATTCGGACTATACAG TATGAAACGAGCGAAGCGGAGAGTATAGAGAGACCGAGAGAGTGGAGAGAGTGCATAGACTCTGACGTCACTCCTGACTACAGGATACCACCGTACGCTCCCGACCCGAG GAGAGCTTACTTGCGGAGTGTATCCATGCCGCAGCCGTATTCCCCTCGCTGTCGTCCCGAAGTCCGCGGCTGGTCCGAACCGGTACATCATGACAGCCCCGCTCTAAGCGACTTCAGCTATGTCACGTTTGACGCGCAGTCTATTACTGTGCCGATCTCCGTGTGCGTTGCTTTTATGGTtgg ATACATAATGTTCGGGTCGATGATCTTCGGTCTTTGGGAGAAGTGGGACCAATTAGACGGCGCTTACTTTTGCTTTATATCTTTGAGCag TATTGGGTTCGGTGATTTCGTGCCCGGTGAGCGAGTGTACACACCTCGCATAGAGACCTCCTTCATAGTGTGCTCGCTGTACTTGATGCTGGGGATGGCGCTGGTAGCCATGTGCTTCAACCTCATGCAG GAGCAAGTTATACACTACTACGCTGGACTGAAGAGAGCATTGAGACGCATATGTAGATGTAAAAGATGA